CAAGCCGCATGGCTGGTCTAGCCGATTCACGGCCAAAGTCGATTATGTGCTGCGTCGCAGCGATAACGTTTTGCTGCGAGGCTTAACGGGGCGCGAGCCCCAAATGCAAAAAACCGGCGGCCCTTGCGGACCACCGGTTCAGGCAAATGGTGCGGCCAAGAGGACTCGAACCTCCACGGTGTTACCCACTAGCACCTCAAGCTAGCGCGTCTACCAATTCCGCCATGGCCGCGAAATCGCGGCTCCGTGTAACAAATCGCCCTTGGCCTTACAAGGCAGCCGGCTTGGCGGCCTAGACGACCGCGGCATCCTCGTTCACGCGGCTTTCCGCCACTTCGGTGAGCTTGGCGTCGGCCGCCTTCTCCTCCTCCAGCGTCGCTTCGAGCTCGTCGGCGCAATCGTCGCGGCCGAGTTCCCGGGCCCACGCGATCAGCGTGCCGTAGCGCGCGATCTCGTAGTGCTCGACGGCCTGCGCCGCGGCGATGATCGCGGCATCCAGCACGTCCTCGTCGGCGACGTCGCCGGTCACCTCGCGCGCCTCCTTGAGGATGCCGTCGATCGCCGGGCAATCGACCGCCTTGGCCTCGGAGCCGTGCATGCGGAAGACTTCCTGCAGCCGCTCGACATGGCCATTGGTTTCCTCGAGGTGGTTCTCAAGCCCCTCGCGGAGCTGCGGATTGGAGACCTTTTCAATCATCTCCGGCAGCGCCTTCACGATCTGCTTTTCGGCGTAATAGATGTCGCGGAGCTGGTGAACGAAGAGATCGTCCATTGTCTTGATGTCTTTTGAGAAGATTCCCATGTCGGTGGCTCCCTGAGCGCGGATATGGATACGCCCCCTGCCTTTGCCGCTAACGTGCCGCCGCTGACGTTGTTCCGGCTTTAGCCGCGGCGCTTGAAGAATTGAACGGCGCGCTCGTGCTTCTCGGCGGCGGCGCGCGAGGCAAAGGTGCCGAGGTTGCGGCGCTTGCCGGACTTCGGGTCGAGCTTCCGCGAGTAGAGCCGGTACTGGCCGGACGCAAGCTTCCTGATCATGGCTGCCTCCCGGTGGATTTCGTGGCTGTGCAGGGCCATATTCCGCGCCATGAACGCTCCGCTCCCGCCCCAGGTTCCCGCTCCGATGGCCGCGGCCGACACGGTCGACTGGACGATCGCGCCGGCGCCGGTCGCCTACCCGGATGCGGTGGCGGCGATGGAGGCGCGGGTCGCCGCGATAGCGGCCGGCACGGCGCCCGAGCAGGTGTGGCTGGTGGAGCATCCGCCGCTCTATACCGCCGGCACCAGCGCCAAGGCCGACGACCTGCTGCAGCCGGACCGGTTTCCCGTGTTCCAGAGCGGGCGCGGCGGCCAGTACACGTATCACGGCCCCGGCCAGCGCGTGGCCTACGTCATGCTCGACCTGCACAGGCGCAAGCCCGATGTCCGCCAGTACGTCGCGAGCCTTGAGGACTGGATCATCGCCACCCTCGCCGCCTTCAACGTCCGCGCCGGGCGGCGGAAGAATTGCGTCGGCATCTGGGTGCCGCGACCAGACAAGGGAGAAGGCCGCGAGGACAAGATCGCCGCGATCGGCGTGCGCATCCGCCGCTGGGTGACCTTCCACGGCATCGCGCTGAACGTCGATCCGGACCTCGATCATTTCAGCGGTATCGTGCCGTGCGGGGTGACCTCGCAGGGCGTCACCAGCCTCGCCGATCTCGGCATCGCAGCGAGCATGGAAGACGTCGATGTCGAGCTGCGCCGCGCTTTCGCCGCGACGTTCGGCCCGACGCGGAGCGCGTAGCCGATTTCTGCCGGAGAATTTCGAAGGACTGCAGCGGGCGGCGACCTTGGCGGCCGCCGCCCGCGCGCTTAGCTGGCCGTCGGCGCTTTCACAGCATCGATGGCCTGAGCCAGTCCGTTGACGCTCAGCTTGAACGTCAAACCCTGTCCGGCGACCGTGTAGACGGTCGCCGTCGCGCTGGTTGCCCGCGCCAGCGTCTGGATGAAATCGGGGGCGAGGTTGGCGACCGCCTCGCAGTGCCCGGTGACGCACGAGGTGAAGGGCACCGACACCGGCTTCTCTTCGCCGAGGTTAACCACGACGCCGCGGTTGACCAGGATGCCGATGGGCGTCTGCCAGATGGCGACGAGATTGCCGCTGCCGTCGTTTCCGATCAGCCACGCGAACACCACCGACTTCGATTTCTCGTCGGTAAGCTGCTGCGAGATCGTGCACTGCTTCTTGATCGTCTGCGGATTGACGCCGCAGTTGAGCACCCAATCGCCGATCGGCTGGCCCTTCAGCACCGTCACTGGCGGCTGCGGCGGCTTGTCGGCGGAAGCGATCGCGGCGTCCGGCGACGCTGCCGCCGGTGACGACGGCCACGGCACCGGAACATTGGCGGGCAGGAAGCTCGCCAGCTTCTTCAGGAGGCGTGAGCTCTGCTCGGCAATTGCCGACGCCGGCGAGTCCGTAATCGCGGCGACCGTACCCGGCGCGCCCTGCTCCGCGGTCGAGAAGACCACGACGGCGACACCCGAGGCGATGATCAGAACGACAAAGAAAAGACTGAACAGAAAACGCACGGCTATGCACCCCACCCCGTCCGAGGGGACTGAATTCTGCCTCTGCCTCCTCTCCGCGTCTTCGCCGCGCACCCTCCGCCAGGCAGGCGCACGACGATCCCCACCCCGCTATGCGTTCGCCGGCCACACTCCCTGTCGTGCAGCCGCCGGAATTCGAGACGGCATCTGGAGCTGAAAAAAAGGAGATGCGCCCTCGGTTACGCGAAAACCAGTACCGAAGGAGTTCCAGACGCCGCCTTCCGTATGGGCAAGCCGGCGCGCCGCAAAAGCGATCCGCGCAAACTGGCTGCCGATGTTCGAGATACGAGACGTCGTGAAACGCGCGGCGACGGGCTTGGCGCCCGACAGCCGTCGCATAATCTGGAAACGATGGGGTCCCCCCGTCATCGCCCGCACGACGCCTCAAACGCATCCGGAGTCGAAACTCCGGACAACGACGCCGTGCCGCGGGCGGCGACTAACTCCACATCATCCGGTCGTGGCCTACTCCGCCCGGGAACGCGTGGTGGCGAAATTATTAGCAGCGACCGCCAACGAGTCCAGTGAAGGTTTTGCGGATGCGAGACAATCGCGATTCGTGAACAATGACAGCGGCTAAGCGAGGGCCCGCCGCAATTCGATCGCGTCGAAGAAGGCGTGACCGAGCATGGTGTTGTCGAAGATCACCCACGCTTCGGCGCTGCCCCTCACCTGCTCGGCGAGCGCGGAGATCGCCGCCGCCTCGTACTTGGACCGGTAGACCTCCGGCGACCCGTGCCAGCGCCAATACGCCAGCGCCTGCCAGCCGCCGGGCGAGCCTGCGCCGTGATGGGGCGGCGGGTCGGCGGCGATGCGCGTGACACGATGGCGGGCGAGCAGGCCATCGGCCTCGCCGGTGAACCACGAGGCGTGGCGCGGCTCGCAGGCGATCGGACCCGGGAAGCGGGCGCGGAACTCGGCAAGGAAGGCGTCCACCACCGGCGCGTCGAACAGATGCCGCGGCGCGAGCTGGACGACGAGCGGACCGAGCTTGCCGCCGAGCCCGCTCGCCTCCGACAGGAACTGATCGAGCAGCGCGCCGGCGCCGGCCAGTTTTGCCTCGTGCGTTATCGTACGCGGCAGCTTGACCGAAAAGCGGAAATCGTCCGGGACCGACGCCGCCCAGCGCTCGTATGTCTTGCGCTGATGCGAGCGGTAGAAACTCGAGTCGATCTCGACGCAGTTGAAGACAGCGGCATAGCGCTCGAGGTGCGTTCCCTTCTCCGGCGCGTGCTTGCGCTGCTCGGCGCCGAGCGACCAGCCCGCGGTGCCGATGCGCGGGCTCACGCTGCAGTGAGGATCAGCGCCGCCGCGTCCAGCTCACGCCGGCGGAAGGCGCGGGCGGCGAGCGCCTCGGCGTCCTGCCCCCACTGACTCATTTCCCATTCCTCATCGACCAGCGCCGCCGTCCACGCTTCCTCGGCGGTGAGCCGGCCGTGGGCGAGCGCCAGCCCCAGCACCGCCGATCCGGTCAGCGTCGTGATCGTGGACACCGCGGCAAGTTTCAGCGGATCGAACGCGGCAACCGCCCGCGCGATTGCCTCGATCGCCTCCGCCGGCTGCTGCACGTAGACGACGCCGGCGGCGAGGCTGAGGGACGCGCCGAGCGCCTCGCGTGCCCAGCGCACCAGCGGATCCCACTTCGCCGCCTGCATGGCGGCCAGCGCGTCCGGCGTCTCGGCGCGGTAGCAGATGAGATCGCTGCCGGCGTAGCGCACGACCTCGGCGCGCACGGCATCGAGCGCGTCGGCGACGCTGTCGATCGCAGCGTTGACGATGCGCGTCACCGGCATGGTCGAGGGATCGATGCGCTCGCCCTGCCCGCCCCACTCGGCCGCCAGCGCCTCGGCCACCACCGCGCTCGGCACCGCCAGCGGCCGGCGGCCCGGTGTCTTCACCGCGCGGCCGTCGAGCTGCAGCACGAAGCCGTCGCCTAGCGGCGCCGCTGCCGCGGTCGTGTAGAAACGCTTGGGCAGCTCCGGCCGCGCCAGCCGCTGCGCCGACTGCATCGGCCCTTCGCGCGTCTTGTCGCTCAAAGCTCGAGCATCTCGCTGGTCTGGGTGACGATCTCGTACCAGTCCTGCCGGTCCATGACGCTGGTGAGCGCCGCGATCGCGCCCTCGACACGCTCGCGCTTGCCCGAGCCGACGATCGCCACGCCGTTCGCCGGATGGCGGGCAACGAACGCCATCGCCGCCTCGGCCGGGCCGGCGAGGCCGGTGCGTTTGGCGATGTCGGTCAGCACCGCGCGGATCTTCGCAATGCGCGGCTCGTCGCTGGTGAGCAAATTGCCGCCGCCAACCGGCGACCAGATCATCGGCCGGTAGCCGCCGGCGATCGCATGATCGAAGACGCCGTTGGAGATCGGCGCCAGGTGGAGCGGCGAGAACTCGACCTGGTTGGTGATGAGCGGCGCCTTCATGCGCAACTGGAGCAGATCGAACCGCGACGGCGAGAAATTCGAGACGCCGACGTAGCGCGTCTTGCCCTCGACGATCAGCGCGTCGAGCACGCCGCCGGCCTCGTCCGGGTCCATCAGGTAGTCCGGCCGGTGCAGGAGGTAGAGGTCGACCTGATCGACGCCGAGCTTCTGCAGCGAGCGGTCCATCCAATAGCGGATGTTCTTCGCCGTGAAGTCGTAGTTGCGGAGGCGGTTGGAGGGGTAATCCGGGCTGACCCGCATGATGCCGCCCTTGGTCACGATCTCGAACTTGTCGCGCCCGACCTCCCTGATCGCACGCCCAAGGAATTCCTCCGTCGAGTACGGATGCGGGATGCCGTACGTGTTGGCGGTATCGAGCGTGGTGATGCCGCGGTCGAGCAGGAAGCGCAGGTGATCGGCAAGCTTGCCGGACGAATCGAACTGCTCCTCCGAGCGCATCGAGCCCCAAATGACGCCGGAAAACTCCGGCCCCTGCGGATGCATTTTCGCACGCCCTACCGAGCCCGATGTCGGCATCTATTCCACGCCCTCGTCGTCATCGCTGTCCCCAAGCGTCGCGTCGAAGCCCAGCAGGTTCCACGACTGCTGCATGTGCGGCGGCAGCGGCGCCGTCACGTCGAGCGTGCCGCCGTTCGACGGATGCGGGATGACGATGCGGCGCGCGTGCAGGTGCAGCTTCTTCTGGATGCCGCCGGGAAAATCCCAGCTCTCCTCGGCGGTGAAATATTTGGGATCGCCGATGATCGGATGGCCGATGTGGGCGGCGTGCGCGCGGAGCTGGTGCGTGCGGCCGGTGATCGGGCGCATCGACAGCCACGTCAGCTTCTGCCCGGCGGTCTCGACCACCGAGTAGAGCGAGATGGCGTGGCTGGAATCGTCGGCGCCGTGCTTGGCGACCTTCATCCGCTCCTCGGCCTCCTCGCGCGCCAGCCACGTCGAGATGCGCCCCTGCTTCGGCTTCGGCACGCCCACCACCAGCGCCCAGTAGATCTTGCGCGTCGAGCGCGTGCGGAACGACGCGGTGAGCTTCTGCGCGGCCAGCCGCGTGCGCGCCACCACCAGCACGCCGCTGGTGTCGCGGTCGAGGCGATGGACCAGCCGCGGCTTCTGCCCCTTGCGGTCGCGGAAGGCTTCCAGCATCCCGTCGACGTGCTTGGTCAGGCCCGAGCCGCCCTGCACGGCGAGGCCCTGCGGCTTGTTGAAGACGAAGACGTCGTCGTCCTCGTAGAGGATCATCGCGCGGAGCGCGGCGGCATCGCTGGTCGGACGCTTGGGCTTTTTCGCCTCTCCGTCTTTCCTCGCCTCGCCGTCATCCCGGCGAAAGCCGGGATCCAGCGACGTCGTCTCATCGTCCTCGTCGCGCGCTGGACCCCGGCTTTCGCCGGGGTGACGAGGGATGGCGGGATTACGAGCGGGAGGAGCATCGCCCTTGCTCTCGCGCAAGATCCCGCCAAGCCCGCCGGTGCCCAGCGGCGGCACGCGCACCGACTGGCCGACCGCCAGCCGCGCGTTCGTCTTCACCCGGCCGCCATCGACGCGGACCTGGCCGGAGCGCAGCAGCTTCTGCAGGTGGCCGAACGACAGCTCCGGGTAATGCGTCTTGAACCAGCGGTCCAAACGCATGCCGGCTTCGTCCGATTCGACGGTTCGTGTTTCGAGCGTGGCCATAGGGGGCTTCTGTTGAAGCGCCAGCCTATAGCATCAGGAGAGCGTCCTGACGACCCAAAGCCCGGCGAAAAGCGCCGCCAGCGACAGCCCGACCGAGGCGACGACGTAAAGCGCGGCCGTGCCCGTCGCGCCGCGCTCCCACAGGGTCGCCGTATCCAGCGAAAACGCGGAAAACGTGGTGAACCCGCCGAGGAAGCCGGTGGTGAGCAGCAGGCGCGCATGCTGCGACCAGCTTTCGCCCGCCCGGAACGCCAGCCAGCCGGCGATCAGCCCCATGGCGAGCGACCCCACGACGTTGACGATGAACGTCCCCCACGGGAAATCGGCGCCGAGCCGCCCGGCCGTCATGTTGACGCCGTGACGGGCGACGGAGCCAAGCCCGCCGCCGAGGAACACCAGCACGATCTGGAACATTGCTAGGCCGCCTGCGGCACCGGCATGTGCTGCGCAAGCTTCACGAGGTGCGACTTGGGCAGGCCGCACTCGGCCGCCGAGGCGACCAGGTAGCCGACGTACTGCGGCGACGGCAGCCCGGGGTTTGCCGTCGGCACCGCAACGTAGACCTCCGCCACCACGGCGCGCTCGTCCGCCGTCTCGACACGAACCGTGATGCGGTTGAACTGGTTGAGCGCGCGGTCGCGCCGCTTGTCGTAGCCCTCGCGCTCGTCGAGGCGCTGGATGTCGGTGCCGTCGAGCTCGTAGAGCGCGCCCCACACGCTTTCGCTCATCGACGGCTCGATGCTGATCACCGCGCAATCGCGGATGACCGAGCGCCGCGGAAAGCAGACGCGGTACCCGTCGAGCTTCGCCGTCGAGACGAACTGCGCGTCCGGGCAGCGCAACTGCATCTGGAGCAGGTCGAGATTCGACCCGTAAGCAAAATAG
The sequence above is drawn from the Bauldia sp. genome and encodes:
- a CDS encoding ferritin-like domain-containing protein, with product MGIFSKDIKTMDDLFVHQLRDIYYAEKQIVKALPEMIEKVSNPQLREGLENHLEETNGHVERLQEVFRMHGSEAKAVDCPAIDGILKEAREVTGDVADEDVLDAAIIAAAQAVEHYEIARYGTLIAWARELGRDDCADELEATLEEEKAADAKLTEVAESRVNEDAAVV
- the lipB gene encoding lipoyl(octanoyl) transferase LipB, coding for MAAADTVDWTIAPAPVAYPDAVAAMEARVAAIAAGTAPEQVWLVEHPPLYTAGTSAKADDLLQPDRFPVFQSGRGGQYTYHGPGQRVAYVMLDLHRRKPDVRQYVASLEDWIIATLAAFNVRAGRRKNCVGIWVPRPDKGEGREDKIAAIGVRIRRWVTFHGIALNVDPDLDHFSGIVPCGVTSQGVTSLADLGIAASMEDVDVELRRAFAATFGPTRSA
- a CDS encoding invasion associated locus B family protein, with product MRFLFSLFFVVLIIASGVAVVVFSTAEQGAPGTVAAITDSPASAIAEQSSRLLKKLASFLPANVPVPWPSSPAAASPDAAIASADKPPQPPVTVLKGQPIGDWVLNCGVNPQTIKKQCTISQQLTDEKSKSVVFAWLIGNDGSGNLVAIWQTPIGILVNRGVVVNLGEEKPVSVPFTSCVTGHCEAVANLAPDFIQTLARATSATATVYTVAGQGLTFKLSVNGLAQAIDAVKAPTAS
- a CDS encoding DUF72 domain-containing protein; its protein translation is MSPRIGTAGWSLGAEQRKHAPEKGTHLERYAAVFNCVEIDSSFYRSHQRKTYERWAASVPDDFRFSVKLPRTITHEAKLAGAGALLDQFLSEASGLGGKLGPLVVQLAPRHLFDAPVVDAFLAEFRARFPGPIACEPRHASWFTGEADGLLARHRVTRIAADPPPHHGAGSPGGWQALAYWRWHGSPEVYRSKYEAAAISALAEQVRGSAEAWVIFDNTMLGHAFFDAIELRRALA
- a CDS encoding ATP12 family protein, producing MSDKTREGPMQSAQRLARPELPKRFYTTAAAAPLGDGFVLQLDGRAVKTPGRRPLAVPSAVVAEALAAEWGGQGERIDPSTMPVTRIVNAAIDSVADALDAVRAEVVRYAGSDLICYRAETPDALAAMQAAKWDPLVRWAREALGASLSLAAGVVYVQQPAEAIEAIARAVAAFDPLKLAAVSTITTLTGSAVLGLALAHGRLTAEEAWTAALVDEEWEMSQWGQDAEALAARAFRRRELDAAALILTAA
- a CDS encoding aldo/keto reductase: MHPQGPEFSGVIWGSMRSEEQFDSSGKLADHLRFLLDRGITTLDTANTYGIPHPYSTEEFLGRAIREVGRDKFEIVTKGGIMRVSPDYPSNRLRNYDFTAKNIRYWMDRSLQKLGVDQVDLYLLHRPDYLMDPDEAGGVLDALIVEGKTRYVGVSNFSPSRFDLLQLRMKAPLITNQVEFSPLHLAPISNGVFDHAIAGGYRPMIWSPVGGGNLLTSDEPRIAKIRAVLTDIAKRTGLAGPAEAAMAFVARHPANGVAIVGSGKRERVEGAIAALTSVMDRQDWYEIVTQTSEMLEL
- a CDS encoding RluA family pseudouridine synthase, translating into MATLETRTVESDEAGMRLDRWFKTHYPELSFGHLQKLLRSGQVRVDGGRVKTNARLAVGQSVRVPPLGTGGLGGILRESKGDAPPARNPAIPRHPGESRGPARDEDDETTSLDPGFRRDDGEARKDGEAKKPKRPTSDAAALRAMILYEDDDVFVFNKPQGLAVQGGSGLTKHVDGMLEAFRDRKGQKPRLVHRLDRDTSGVLVVARTRLAAQKLTASFRTRSTRKIYWALVVGVPKPKQGRISTWLAREEAEERMKVAKHGADDSSHAISLYSVVETAGQKLTWLSMRPITGRTHQLRAHAAHIGHPIIGDPKYFTAEESWDFPGGIQKKLHLHARRIVIPHPSNGGTLDVTAPLPPHMQQSWNLLGFDATLGDSDDDEGVE
- the crcB gene encoding fluoride efflux transporter CrcB produces the protein MFQIVLVFLGGGLGSVARHGVNMTAGRLGADFPWGTFIVNVVGSLAMGLIAGWLAFRAGESWSQHARLLLTTGFLGGFTTFSAFSLDTATLWERGATGTAALYVVASVGLSLAALFAGLWVVRTLS
- a CDS encoding gamma-glutamylcyclotransferase family protein yields the protein MYYFAYGSNLDLLQMQLRCPDAQFVSTAKLDGYRVCFPRRSVIRDCAVISIEPSMSESVWGALYELDGTDIQRLDEREGYDKRRDRALNQFNRITVRVETADERAVVAEVYVAVPTANPGLPSPQYVGYLVASAAECGLPKSHLVKLAQHMPVPQAA